In one window of Microbacterium sp. PM5 DNA:
- a CDS encoding barstar family protein, whose product MTSLVEPLRAGMGSAFVLLAGRRNEIATARWKWSTGLGVAVRVVRGRKMRDAAGVFDEFAAALQFPTYFGENRDAFDECISEADEFSRDVGLVVLLTEPDQVLADESPASLKWLVSSLEHAALEWGTPIALGEWWDRPAVPFHVVLAGEGPTTAASIARWEAAGLSDLGTVDADGTIG is encoded by the coding sequence GTGACAAGCCTTGTGGAACCTCTGCGGGCGGGGATGGGGAGCGCCTTTGTGCTGCTTGCCGGGAGACGAAACGAGATCGCCACGGCCCGGTGGAAGTGGAGCACGGGGCTGGGAGTTGCGGTGCGCGTTGTGCGCGGGCGGAAGATGAGGGACGCGGCGGGCGTATTCGACGAGTTCGCGGCTGCTCTGCAGTTCCCCACCTACTTCGGAGAGAACAGGGATGCGTTCGACGAGTGCATCAGTGAAGCGGACGAGTTCTCTCGTGACGTTGGGCTCGTCGTTCTCCTGACTGAGCCGGATCAAGTGCTGGCGGATGAGTCGCCGGCGTCTCTGAAGTGGCTGGTGTCATCGCTCGAGCACGCTGCGCTGGAGTGGGGAACACCGATCGCCTTGGGGGAATGGTGGGACCGCCCGGCTGTTCCCTTCCATGTCGTTCTTGCCGGCGAAGGCCCCACGACCGCGGCATCGATTGCACGCTGGGAAGCGGCCGGCCTCTCGGATCTCGGCACGGTGGACGCCGACGGAACGATCGGCTAG
- a CDS encoding DUF3263 domain-containing protein: MPLSDRDRLLLDFESRWIAHDAVKEEAIRAELDLAPARYYQLLARIIDQPDAAAHDAMLVHRLRRLRDARESEREGRAAVPAVRTGTGR, from the coding sequence GTGCCCCTCTCCGACCGCGATCGTCTCCTCCTCGACTTCGAGTCGCGGTGGATCGCACACGACGCCGTGAAGGAGGAGGCCATCCGCGCCGAACTCGACCTGGCGCCGGCCCGGTACTACCAGCTGCTCGCCCGCATCATCGATCAACCGGATGCCGCGGCGCACGACGCCATGCTGGTGCACCGTCTGCGCCGGCTCCGCGACGCGCGCGAGAGCGAGCGCGAGGGACGCGCGGCCGTTCCCGCCGTCCGCACGGGAACAGGCCGATAG
- a CDS encoding DUF2332 domain-containing protein, with amino-acid sequence MSSLPESVSARYGRFAREEAPGRSALYGEWAAGVAADAEAQEVLGRIAPSHRQPPLVFAAARMLGSGEGGYREWRQWVLAHGDELVAECGARSLQTNEPLRCAALLPALAGIDGPIALLEVGASAGLCLYPDRYSYRYRGVAGEIVLDPPDGASSVVLESELRGQHVPPLRHPEIVWRAGIDLAPLDPADPATEAWLTALVWPGETGRADRVRSALRIAAADPPLMFAGDGVEQLARAAAAAPRETTLVVQTPGVLAHLGWHARHALIEAASAAGRWITLDAPALHEGWRGGAPATCAAEGFALARDGIVLGRADPLGRWLEWHPGGCG; translated from the coding sequence ATGAGTTCCCTCCCAGAATCGGTGTCGGCCCGCTATGGCCGGTTCGCCCGCGAGGAGGCTCCCGGACGTTCCGCGCTGTACGGCGAGTGGGCCGCCGGAGTCGCGGCGGATGCCGAGGCGCAGGAGGTGCTCGGTCGGATCGCGCCTTCTCATCGTCAGCCCCCGCTCGTCTTCGCCGCCGCTCGGATGCTCGGATCCGGCGAAGGCGGGTACCGCGAGTGGCGGCAATGGGTGCTCGCCCACGGCGACGAGCTGGTCGCGGAATGCGGGGCGCGCTCTCTGCAGACCAACGAACCCCTCCGGTGCGCCGCCCTGCTGCCCGCGCTTGCGGGCATCGACGGGCCGATCGCGCTGCTCGAGGTCGGAGCGAGCGCGGGACTGTGCCTCTACCCCGACCGCTACTCGTACCGGTATCGAGGCGTCGCCGGCGAGATCGTGCTCGATCCCCCCGACGGGGCGTCGTCGGTCGTGCTCGAGAGCGAGCTGCGCGGTCAGCACGTGCCCCCGTTGCGGCATCCGGAGATCGTCTGGCGGGCGGGCATCGATCTCGCGCCACTGGATCCGGCCGACCCCGCCACCGAGGCGTGGTTGACGGCTCTCGTCTGGCCGGGCGAGACCGGACGCGCGGATCGGGTGCGTTCCGCGCTGCGCATCGCGGCGGCGGACCCGCCCCTCATGTTCGCGGGAGACGGCGTCGAACAGCTCGCCCGCGCGGCCGCGGCGGCGCCGCGGGAGACGACACTCGTCGTTCAGACGCCGGGTGTCCTGGCCCATCTCGGATGGCATGCGCGACACGCGTTGATCGAGGCGGCATCCGCCGCAGGACGATGGATCACCCTCGATGCCCCCGCTCTCCACGAGGGCTGGCGCGGTGGCGCGCCGGCGACGTGTGCGGCGGAGGGCTTCGCGCTCGCACGAGACGGCATCGTCCTCGGCCGTGCCGATCCTCTTGGGCGATGGCTGGAGTGGCATCCCGGCGGGTGCGGCTGA
- the msrB gene encoding peptide-methionine (R)-S-oxide reductase MsrB codes for MTYRVTKTDDEWRSELTAEQYAVLRQAGTERAWTGELLDESRAGLYTCAACGAELFQSGTKFDSHCGWPSFYESVRPEAVELIEDRSHGMVRTEVRCANCGSHLGHVFPDGFGTPTGDRYCMNSLSLSFTPAPEADAS; via the coding sequence ATGACCTACCGCGTGACCAAGACCGACGACGAGTGGCGTTCGGAACTCACCGCCGAACAGTACGCGGTGCTCCGCCAGGCGGGTACCGAGCGCGCCTGGACCGGCGAGCTGCTCGACGAGAGCCGCGCCGGTCTCTACACGTGCGCCGCCTGCGGCGCCGAACTGTTCCAGAGTGGAACGAAGTTCGACTCGCACTGCGGGTGGCCGAGCTTCTACGAGTCGGTGCGCCCCGAGGCCGTCGAGCTGATCGAAGACCGCAGCCACGGCATGGTCCGCACCGAGGTGCGCTGCGCGAACTGCGGCTCGCATCTCGGACATGTCTTCCCCGACGGCTTCGGCACGCCCACCGGCGACCGGTACTGCATGAACTCGCTGTCACTGTCGTTCACCCCGGCCCCGGAGGCGGACGCGTCGTGA
- a CDS encoding LytR C-terminal domain-containing protein: MPSTPPQKDRFDDLALEGGRIGAHRAENPRLRGGVVVLWSIIAIVVLVAVGIFGTLIATGRVTLFPTPSATPTTIATAEPGIDTSYAVTVLNATTQSGLAGSLAQTIVAAGWASDRVTAGDASSKDFPTTTVFYSDPAEEGAARGLAQVIGGAAVTLSDAYASLAGGDGSKLLVVVIGADRTDAGATPAG, translated from the coding sequence GTGCCGAGTACGCCCCCGCAGAAAGACCGCTTCGATGATCTCGCCCTCGAGGGAGGGCGCATCGGTGCTCACCGCGCCGAGAATCCGCGTCTGCGAGGCGGAGTCGTGGTGCTGTGGTCGATCATCGCGATCGTCGTTCTGGTCGCGGTCGGCATCTTCGGCACGCTGATCGCCACTGGCCGCGTCACCCTCTTTCCCACGCCGAGCGCCACGCCGACGACCATCGCGACCGCCGAGCCGGGCATCGACACGTCCTACGCGGTGACGGTCCTCAATGCGACGACGCAGTCGGGTCTGGCCGGCTCCCTCGCGCAGACCATCGTCGCGGCCGGATGGGCGTCCGACAGAGTCACCGCCGGCGACGCCAGCTCCAAGGACTTCCCGACCACGACGGTCTTCTACTCCGACCCCGCCGAAGAAGGGGCGGCGCGCGGCCTCGCCCAGGTGATCGGCGGCGCGGCGGTGACCCTCAGCGACGCCTACGCCTCTCTTGCGGGTGGCGACGGCAGCAAGCTCCTCGTCGTCGTCATCGGCGCGGATCGCACGGATGCCGGAGCCACTCCGGCCGGCTGA
- a CDS encoding nitroreductase family protein, whose product MIETVTDYPALAAVRNRRSWSKVTDAAPARAELLTLIAAAGRVADHSSLRPWRVIELRGDDRATLGAAIAKAEGDDKPSTKPLRAPLLLAVVASYRKSEKVPRWEQEAVASGVAHVLSLLLDEAGWGVIWRTGHYTRAKAVAKAHGLTKDEELLGWLYVGGKPSGARPGRRKSVDPRAHLSRMPASAKAADKDGGATTTGAKKDKKKS is encoded by the coding sequence GTGATCGAGACGGTCACGGATTATCCCGCACTGGCGGCGGTGCGAAACCGTCGCTCCTGGTCGAAGGTGACGGATGCCGCGCCCGCCCGCGCCGAGCTTCTCACCCTGATCGCGGCAGCGGGGCGGGTCGCTGACCACTCCTCGCTGCGACCGTGGCGTGTGATCGAGCTGCGCGGAGATGACCGGGCGACGCTCGGCGCCGCGATCGCCAAGGCCGAGGGCGACGACAAGCCGTCGACGAAGCCTCTGCGCGCCCCGCTGCTCCTCGCCGTGGTCGCCAGCTACCGCAAGAGCGAGAAGGTTCCGCGCTGGGAGCAGGAGGCGGTTGCCTCGGGCGTCGCCCATGTGCTCAGCCTCCTGCTGGATGAGGCGGGCTGGGGCGTCATCTGGCGCACCGGTCATTACACGCGAGCCAAGGCGGTCGCCAAGGCGCACGGACTCACGAAGGACGAGGAACTGCTCGGCTGGCTGTATGTCGGCGGCAAGCCCAGCGGCGCACGTCCCGGCCGGCGCAAGAGCGTCGATCCGCGCGCACATCTGAGCCGCATGCCCGCCTCCGCGAAGGCGGCGGACAAGGACGGCGGGGCGACGACGACCGGCGCGAAGAAAGACAAGAAGAAGAGCTGA
- a CDS encoding T6SS immunity protein Tdi1 domain-containing protein yields MFDEFRREFGARRDVVSSAGLPWHDDALLTVPGYSSFMDEFAGASFRGGLYRLHDDESGPAAAQWISEMFPTTDIRPFAFDWLGRQFGFDAAAAEDARFRSVLLVEPGTGEILTIPATFDDFHDSTLHEYEDAALASAFFLEWVNECGPTLPISHDYCVGYRVPLFLGGADAVTNLELTDMAVYWGVTGQLWLATRAMQPGTGLGSVSIGRGDS; encoded by the coding sequence ATGTTCGATGAGTTCCGACGCGAGTTCGGCGCACGACGCGACGTGGTGTCGAGTGCAGGCCTGCCCTGGCACGATGACGCACTGCTTACGGTGCCCGGATACTCGTCCTTCATGGACGAGTTCGCAGGGGCATCGTTTCGTGGCGGTCTTTACCGACTTCATGACGATGAGTCGGGCCCGGCCGCAGCACAGTGGATCTCAGAGATGTTTCCGACGACGGACATCCGCCCCTTCGCCTTCGATTGGCTCGGGCGTCAGTTCGGCTTCGACGCCGCGGCTGCGGAAGATGCACGTTTCCGATCGGTGCTTCTCGTCGAACCCGGGACGGGAGAGATCCTGACGATCCCCGCGACGTTCGACGATTTCCATGACTCAACGCTGCACGAATACGAAGACGCTGCGCTTGCGTCAGCCTTCTTCTTGGAGTGGGTGAATGAGTGCGGGCCTACGCTGCCGATCAGCCATGACTACTGCGTTGGGTACCGAGTCCCGTTGTTCCTCGGCGGGGCGGATGCTGTGACAAACCTGGAGCTCACAGACATGGCGGTCTACTGGGGAGTCACGGGTCAGCTGTGGCTGGCGACGAGAGCGATGCAACCGGGGACTGGACTGGGGAGCGTGAGCATCGGTCGTGGCGACAGCTGA
- a CDS encoding cold-shock protein, with protein sequence MAQGTVKWFNAEKGFGFITVTDGQDVFVHYSNIDMSGFRVLEEGQTVEFTVGAGQKGPQAESVRVVA encoded by the coding sequence ATGGCCCAAGGCACCGTCAAGTGGTTCAACGCCGAGAAGGGTTTCGGCTTCATCACCGTGACCGACGGCCAGGACGTGTTCGTCCACTACTCCAACATCGACATGTCGGGATTCCGCGTCCTGGAGGAGGGGCAGACGGTCGAGTTCACCGTCGGAGCCGGTCAGAAGGGCCCCCAGGCCGAGTCGGTCCGCGTCGTCGCCTGA
- a CDS encoding DMT family transporter, producing MTAPTTPRLPAGVALGGAVLVGVLTALQARINGQLGLRIGDGLVAAVISFGSGLLVLAVVSALLPTGRRGFGALVAGIRARTIPWWMLAGGLAGALTVATQGLAVAVIGVSLFTVGVVAGQTLNGLVLDRVGYGPAGVVAVTMPRIAGGALALIAVGISLQGGVVERVPLWMLVLPFLAGVGIAWQQATNGRLRQRVGTPLTATFVNFFGGTVVLAIAAIVHVAVVGAPRALPTEAWLYLGGVVGVIYIFLSAALVAHTGVLLLGLGVVVGQLATAFALDAVWPADAGPGWGTELLMVVVAASSVIVALAPWRRQRH from the coding sequence GTGACCGCACCGACGACGCCCCGGCTTCCCGCCGGTGTGGCTCTCGGTGGTGCCGTGCTGGTCGGCGTGCTGACGGCGCTCCAAGCCCGCATCAACGGGCAACTCGGTCTGCGCATCGGTGACGGGCTCGTCGCCGCGGTCATCTCCTTCGGGTCGGGCCTCCTGGTGCTGGCTGTGGTGTCGGCGCTGCTGCCGACGGGCCGCCGAGGTTTCGGCGCTCTGGTCGCCGGCATCCGGGCGCGCACGATCCCGTGGTGGATGCTGGCAGGCGGCCTCGCCGGAGCGCTCACCGTCGCAACGCAAGGCCTCGCCGTCGCCGTGATCGGCGTTTCCCTGTTCACTGTCGGGGTCGTGGCCGGACAGACACTGAACGGCCTGGTGCTCGACCGCGTCGGCTACGGCCCGGCGGGCGTCGTCGCGGTCACCATGCCACGCATCGCGGGCGGCGCGCTGGCCCTCATCGCCGTCGGTATCTCGTTGCAGGGCGGCGTGGTGGAGCGCGTGCCCTTGTGGATGCTGGTGCTGCCCTTTCTGGCCGGTGTCGGCATCGCGTGGCAGCAGGCGACAAACGGGCGGCTGCGCCAGCGCGTCGGGACGCCGTTGACCGCGACCTTCGTCAATTTCTTCGGTGGAACGGTGGTCCTCGCCATCGCGGCCATCGTTCACGTCGCCGTCGTCGGCGCGCCCCGCGCACTGCCGACCGAGGCGTGGCTCTACCTCGGCGGCGTGGTCGGAGTGATCTACATCTTCCTGTCGGCGGCGCTCGTCGCCCACACCGGCGTTCTGCTGCTCGGCCTCGGCGTCGTGGTCGGCCAGCTCGCCACTGCATTCGCCCTCGATGCCGTGTGGCCCGCCGATGCCGGGCCCGGCTGGGGAACCGAACTGTTGATGGTCGTGGTGGCCGCAAGCTCGGTCATCGTCGCCCTCGCCCCCTGGCGGCGACAGCGACACTGA
- a CDS encoding DUF4265 domain-containing protein, whose product MNRTPRQYTAHHEPIWRERANFIVVAPLPEQDRHEQLWCRQLTESTFEVCCIPFFLYDVALGDVVETETTSEGAFSVRRVTEHSGRYVFRVLFSDLSAETQAEVQDRVMGLGGAVERGTPKLIAIDAENQRVASRVADYLQTQEADGRLFYETGRV is encoded by the coding sequence GTGAATCGAACACCCAGGCAGTACACGGCGCACCACGAGCCCATCTGGCGAGAGCGTGCCAACTTCATCGTCGTCGCGCCGTTGCCGGAGCAGGACCGACATGAGCAGCTGTGGTGCCGGCAGCTGACCGAATCGACATTCGAGGTCTGCTGCATACCGTTCTTCCTCTACGACGTCGCGCTCGGAGACGTTGTCGAAACCGAGACGACGTCGGAAGGAGCTTTCAGCGTCCGTCGCGTGACGGAGCATTCGGGGCGTTACGTCTTCCGCGTGCTCTTCTCTGACCTCTCAGCCGAGACGCAGGCCGAGGTCCAGGACCGTGTGATGGGTCTTGGAGGAGCGGTGGAGCGGGGGACCCCCAAGCTGATCGCGATCGACGCGGAGAATCAGAGGGTCGCTTCCCGAGTCGCCGATTATCTGCAAACCCAGGAGGCTGACGGCAGGCTCTTCTACGAGACGGGCAGAGTATGA
- a CDS encoding recombinase family protein — translation MLIWTPSRCGTRWSCPCARASTSAKSGDTLAVPKMTRLARNVEDTLHMARDLTGRGAIFQMGHTVYDPRDPWSKLFLSFLAAIAEAEGESISLRTQGRMESGR, via the coding sequence GTGTTGATCTGGACCCCTTCGAGATGTGGGACGAGGTGGAGCTGTCCGTGCGCACGGGCTTCCACGTCCGCAAAATCCGGCGACACCCTCGCGGTGCCGAAAATGACCCGCTTGGCCCGCAACGTCGAGGACACGCTGCACATGGCTCGCGATCTCACTGGGCGGGGAGCGATCTTCCAGATGGGCCACACGGTCTACGACCCGCGTGACCCGTGGTCGAAGCTGTTCCTGAGCTTTCTCGCCGCGATCGCGGAAGCCGAGGGTGAGTCGATCAGCCTGCGCACCCAGGGGCGGATGGAGAGCGGGCGATGA